The Phycodurus eques isolate BA_2022a chromosome 5, UOR_Pequ_1.1, whole genome shotgun sequence DNA segment AAAACATTctgcattgggggggggggggaaacaacaacatGACATCAAGAAATCCTAAGATTTGTGAATGTGTCGATGCTATGCAAACTGGAACAAAAGCAACATCTTTCAGCGAGTTTCATTCTCATGTTCAGAACTTCCTCAACTAAAACCATCATTCCTAAGTAAAAGAGGAACAAACCTGCTTCCAAACTTCACTTTTGGTTTCAGAGTCTGCCAGTACGCAAATAAACATCCTATACCACATGGACTTTGTTAGTATCGATAGAAGAGACATATTCTATACTCTAACATGAAGTTCAATTATTCATGACCGTTTGACTGGACATCATGTGAAGACCTGTGAGATTggcagctttcagggaaggagAGCTGGACATTTGATTTGGACAATTGACTGTCGGGACTGCGGACATGCGAGGTCACTCTCAGTTCCTGTTTGTCTGCTCAAGCCGCCGCGTTGTTGTCACATTGTCGCCATCGGCAACAGAAGTCAAAGTTATCATTTATGATCTGCTTCAGTATTCCAATAGCACACGATGGAAGGCTTTGTCATACCGCCTGTAAGTGTTCGTTCTTTTATCCTTTCCTGTCTACACGCGTGCGGCAAACCGAGAGTTATTTTTTCATCGGCATCACGGTTCTTTGgattttgtctctttttttggggctttttttttttttttttttttttttggggggagaatgCGAATTTTTTTTGAGAGCGTACGCCTTAACACAAAGTAAATAACCTTTGCGCACTTCGTGGCCGCCGTCTGTTGCTTCATTGCTACATTGTGCAAAAGTCAAAACTAGCATTCTTGTTTGAACCAACTTTTTTTCCTACCACTTATTTGAACATTACAAAACAGTCATTAGAAAAACGGCGTCATTAATCATTCATTAAAGGTTCCATTCCAGGTTGTAACACTTTAGAGAAGTTTAGAAAGAAGTATGGATTAAACttctgttttaataaatatttttgcacaattgtaacgTTAGAATCTAATTTTATCGTTCACTTCCTCACACCAAAGGCCTCTGAGGGAATTATTCAAAGTGAGCCAGAGAGTTATCGGGCCCCGGCAGACTTGTACCCTTATCTCACTAGTGTGGGGGATGTTTATGAAGGTAAGATGATGATTTGATACAATCATAAACACAGACCCTTTCAAAAGAATTGGAATATAATGGAAAAgtgtatttccataattccattcaaaaagttataCTTTCCTAGATTATTGATTCGGGGcccacaattgaaacaatttcaagtatttatttgtttatttttacagaatTTGGGCTCCACCAAATCGGGAATTCAAagaattagaatactgtgaagaaatcaccattttctTCTTAGGTTTTGaaggggggagaaaaagaaacatgacaatcacattaaatcaatcaaaatatggtactttcaaaacgatatgttaatcttcagtaCTTGGTtaggaatccctttgcttgaatCACTGCCCCAATGCgcccttgatgcttgctgtcagttcttctttgttttcgggtctggtgcccctcattttcctcttgataataccccatagattctcaatggggtttagatccggcgagttgactggccagtcaagcactgtgaagGCACGGGCAACAGACcgggttttggtgcttctggcggtacgggcaggggccaggtcctgctgcaagatgaaatctgcatctccgtACAGATcatcagcagaaggaatcataaAGTCTTctcaaacattctggtagactgttgcggtgaccttggatttaagaaagcagagtttagcAACACCTGcgctggacattgcaccccaaatcaggACTggctgtggatatttcacactggacctcacgcagcttgggttctggtcTTCATCTGTCTTCCTCTTGGACCTTGAGTCCCAagtgaaaggcacactttactttcatcagaaaaaaggacctcggaccactgcccaacagtccagtccttcttctccttggaccagttgagacgcttcctacgttggctcaggctcagaagcgcttgacccgaggaacccgacagttgtagccccaTCTCCAGGAACCTTTGTgtcttacccatcctatggagggtatcaatgatggtcttctggccagctgtcaagtctgcagtcttccccatattgaacccaactgaactgagacaattgaaccaaactgaaccaATTTGATGACACCGgggcaggtgctttgagtttcgTAGATTAGTGTCTgccactcagtttaaaacatttatggcctgcaaaatttgggctgatttcttcacgctattctaatttttggaattcctgattttgtgggtaaaaataaacaaattcattcattcatcttccgttccgcttctcctcactggggtcgcggtatgctggagcctatcccagcaatcttcgggcgagaggcggggtacgccctgaactggtcgccagccaatcgcaggtgacatgtaaacaaacaaccattcacgcacacattcacacctacgggcaatttagagtcgtcagtcaacctaccatgcatgttttggggatgtgggaggaaaccggaggacccggagaaaacccacgcaggcgcggggagaacatacaaactccacacaggcggggccgggatttgaaccccggtcctcagaactgcgaggctgaagtgctaaccagtcgtccaccgtgccgcctaaaataaacaaataaatacttgaaattgtttaaattctgggccctgaatctataattatgaaagtttcactttttgaatggaattatggaaataaatcaacttttctaTGATATTCAAATCTTTTTCGAAAGGGTCTGTAAGATCACTGCATGGCTCCAATCCAAATGTGTGCTGACTCTCAGACTACAGATGGAGCTTCCATTCAGAGCATGTCCAGCCTGCAGACTTTGACCATTTTCCATCGAGTCATTTAACACAGCTTCAGTGTGTGGCCCCTCAACAAATGCAACCTTACCGCTTCAGTGCTGACGGTCATCTTCACCTGGAGGCACCTCTCTCGGTGTTGCCACAAGTGAGGCCCTTTTTTATCATGATGCATACGTGCCATTGTTCTTTCTTTCATACTGGTCCAGGATGTAAATGAACGTGAGCTGGAAATGTTACAGTTACAATCAATAATCATCCCCTTTGTCATGGTGAATACTCAAAATGTTCATCAAATTTGACACCATGCTCCACCAACATTATATggcattggcaaaaaaaaaaaaaaaaaaaaaaaaaacttttcaatgTACCTTCGGCCATCTGTctagtacagtggacccccgctattttcGGGGGATAGGGACTGCGAAATCAGTTCATAATTGACACTCATTATAATtgtattgaaaaataataatcatcatttaaaccccaaaaaaatcttcaataagcagggataaaccaccaataagtgttttcgGATTTGGTtcctccaaaaaaaagaaaagaaaaacattgaaaacatttttttttttaaatgtaaacaaattggGGAACAATTTGGGAGGAaagatggagggggggggggggggtctgttcATGGGAATATTTGCAGGAATGTGCATGGATCCACTGGCATCCATGCCAaggcatccattttccattacaAAGATATCATAGCACACCACCCAAGAAAAGTCGAATACTCTTAATACGAATACAGCCATGCCTTCCGATGCGAGTgtcttgacttatgagtttttcgatATTTGAGCCATCGCTtgaccaatttttttgtcttgcgaTAAGAGCAAAGGTTGAGATACAAGTGGAACTCAGACCTCTACTCCAAAAATGGCCCCATGCCACCATTTCCAATTTATTAGAAATAGGAGATAAGCAGCTtggatgtgcaaaaaaaataaatggttttggTCTCAGGTTCCATTTGGTGATTTACGGGTGTAACTACACCCCAAACATATTTTTGGTGTCTTTGGATTAATTCAGTATTCATAGGAAGAGCATTGTAACACATCAgctttacagtatattgaaaaaTGTGGTTCATAAAGGGAATTAATGGTGCCATAGAATTGCCATTTCCAGGAAGGATGAGCTAGCCAGATGAACATATTTCAAACTGACATCTGTGTTAAAGAAAAGGACCAAATGTGATGTCACTTACATCCTCTTTTTGCATGACTAAACAAACCCGACAATGAATGCATGCACTACACTAACAGTCTATTGCTTCTTCCCAacgttgtttacattttgtcttgAAGATCCCAAATTATACCTCATCACTATACTATCAGTACCAAAACCCAGTCTCACCCATCCAGTACTACTCAGAAGAAGAACAAAGAGGTGTCAGCCCCCCACTTGAGGTATCAGAAGGCGAGGAGGCATCTGAATACCACAGCCTGCCCTCAATCAGGAAAGACACAAGTGAGTATCATCCTCGTCGATGTTTGAGCAgactcaagaagaagaaaaaaaagacaattcctCAATGAGCGTCATATTTTTCCAATCTAGACGGCAAAAGGAAAATTCGCTTGTACCAGTTTCTCTTGGACTTGCTGAGAAGCGGTCACATGAGTGACTCGATCTGGTGGGTGGACCAGGAAAAGGGCATCTTTCAGTTCTCCACAAAACACAAAGAAGCCCTGGCGAGTCACTGGGGAGTCCAAAAAGGAAATCGCAAAAAAATGACCTACCAAAAAATGGCTCGTGCTCTGAGGAACTACGGCAAAACCGGTGAGATTCAAAAGGTGAAAAAGAAGTTGACCTACCAGTTCAGTGAGGAAGTTCTAAGGAGCTTCTGTACACAACTGTACTCTCACTGACAAAGAAATTTGATTGATACAGTTTTGTGTGCTTGCGATTGTATGACTATTTATTTGCTTCCTATGAGATATTTGCTATATTTACTAAATGGTTTCATTTGATCATCTTTTGACACGCAgggaaaaatattgtaaataccTTTTGTTGTCCCAAATCAATAAAGTTGACATTAATAATCATCAAGGGATCACACGCTGAGTAGGGTTGGTTGTAAGTAAAGTTTGAGGTTAAAAAGCCTTTGTAAACCACATAACTGTCCATTGTGGTACAAATAGATTGCAATTATTatacatccttccatccattttcgataccatttgtcctcattagggttgcgggtgagctcgatcctatcacagctgactttgggtacaccctggactggttgccagccaatcagaggccaCAAACAAACCAGAAGCAAACTCATCAATATGCACTCTCGCGAAGAGTGCGATGACCTCTGCATTGGAGAGACCAAGCAACCCTTAGACATAGGCGAGTCGTATTTTTGAGCCCAGAGTCAGCAGGTCATCGGAATCTTACAAACAAGGGACATTCTTTTGAGCGGAGCACTGTCCAAATTCTGGAGAGAGAAAGCCGCTGGTCAGCTCACTCTAAACAGAGGAGAAGGTGGTTGCCGTTGACTACCATTTATTTATAACAATGTCCCGGCCTTTCGCTCCGAAAGATTGTCTCATTCCATGCAAAGAGTCAAGCTGTTTTGCCACCGGGCAGGTACGCGAGACGGTCGGTCGTACACCAGCCACGTCGGGCAACGACAACATTTTAACCACCTCCAGGGGGCGCACCCGCCAGAGACATATGGTGATTCCATCCAGCTGTCCATCCATAATACCGcttgtcctgttcagggtcacagggtgctggagcctgtcccagctggcttcaggcgaaaggctgtcaacaccctgaactggtcgccagtcagtcgcgcagcacatatagacgcggacaaccattcacactcacattcacaccatcactgagcgggaaatgaacccacgctgcctgcgcccaagtcaggcgaatgtaccgcTACACCAGTGACCTATGGCGATTCCacacttaaaaatgaaaactgtcGCCTTTTGGATTCAAAGTCAAATGTAGTCCAAAAAATCAGAGTCCGTTTGCCGCGGTGAAACCTTTGCAGATGACCATGACCTGTCAGGTTTGTGCAGGTTGGAGGCAAGAAGGTGGTGGACCCAagcgcagggaagcagggaggccagGCAGGAGAAAAGGAACtaccaaaaaatatttatttaccaaAACCAGGCAACCAaggcacatggaaaaaaaatctaaatacttaAGTAAGTGCCAAAAATcaataatcaaagtaacaaagaaacacttggcGTAAACTCAACATGACATGAAGCAAGACATGACAAGAGACGTGATTTAATGCAACAGCATAtgacaatgaaccaacaaggactgaaagaaaccagggcaAACTGGCAAAACAACGAGGAACATCTTGACCAGACACAAGTGGTTGGAGGGAGCCAGACGTGCAGTGCTCGGCTGGGCCGTTCAGGAGGTCGGCCAGGACGCCCAGCACAACTGTTTCCACCGGGCCGTTCAGGCAGACGGCCATGATGACGGACCCAACGGCAACGCAGGGGCCAGGCAGCAGgctcgggtggcggccgctagACGAGCGCCGCCGAAGCAAGCTCGGGAGGCGGCGGCGCAGCGAGCGCCGCCGAAGCAGGGTTGGGAGGCGGTCGCACACCGTGCGCCGCCAGAGCAGAAGGTGGCGGCCACACCATGTGCActgcaggaacgggagcctgctgCCGCTTCTGAGGAGCAGGAAGAGGAGCCTGCTGCacctgccgaggagcaggaagagGAGCCTGCTGCacctgccgaggagcaggaagaaGAGCCTGCtgcggctgccgaggagcaggaagaaGAGCCTGCtgcggctgccgaggagcaggaagaaGAGCCTGCtgcggctgccgaggagcaggaagagGAGCCTGCTGCacctgccgaggagcaggaagaaGAGCCTGCtgcggctgccgaggagcaggaagaaGAGCCTGCtgcggctgccgaggagcaggaatgAGGTCGGCAGTTGCTTTTTCAGCCTGCCACCTTAGAGGTTTGGGAGCACAGGAAATGACAGGGGCAGATTGCGCAGGAACTGTCGAAggtgaaacaaaaaacagatacAAGTATgggttatttttttcagttgttatcattgaGCTAATTTCATCTTTTTGTTAGTCAGTTCACAACGGCTAGCAAAGGGATGGGAACATGTGTTGTGCTTCGTGTTATTTTTGCACTCATTTTCTCTTCCTCCATCTGGTGAATGTGACTACAACTTGATTGACTTTGACACCACCAACAGGCCGCTTGCGGGACAGCAAGTGGAGGATTGTGAAAGTTCGGTTAAGATATTGAGGCGCTGCATGATGTCACCCttgtgctgtttgtttgtttgtgttttgggttttttcaaaaatgaaaaaaaaagtgttttgtttcatttttactgCTTTGACATCTGAATTTCCCCTCTGCAGATCAATAAGTGATATCTTATTAAGGTGATGAATccgtacttttacttttttttttttaaagtacaatatctGCACTTCTACGCAAGTAACCGTGAGTAGTTTTACCTACTCTGTCCACGTTTGCAACTAAACTAACAACCAGCACtaaatgcaaaatacatttcaagaTGCGCGTACTAATACAATTAACTCACTTTGGAATTTTTggtgtaaataaatcatttccaaagtttaaaaaaaaaaaaaaaaaaaaaaaacgatcactaCATCTGTACATCTGACACGTGAGCGTTAGGGCGGAAGTGTTTACGTGACGTCACAGCTCTGAGCCAATCAAAGTGCATGCTTTCCTGTTGTAGCAAAATTCAAACGTCGTGTGTGGAGTCGACTCAAACGAACTCGAAAGTAGACGGCCAGCCAAACACTTGGACAACGAATTACACGGCACAGAAGAGAGCTTTTTAGAATAGTCTGCGGTGGCAACATGAGAGTGAGGTTGGTATCTTATCTGTATTTTTGCGGAACTATTATTGGTAAGCTGTAAATGGGGTGTGTTGGGGAAACGGCGCAGAAGGAGCTGGTTTAGTTTGGCCCATTTATTTGAcgacccctttttttttttttttttttttttgtctttccctATTCTATGGCGTTTCCGTTAGACTAATCTCTGGCTCATGTTGCCACTGGGGCCTCATGAATGACGTTATTGTTTGCCCAAATTCATTTTACAGCCAGTCCACAGCTTTAGCATTGCGTCAAAAGCTAGCTCATGCTAGTTTACCTGTAAGTTTAGTGCAGTGTTTcttaacctttattgagccaaggcacatattttacataaggAACATCTCAcagcacaaaaaaagttatAGAAATGACcgtgtataataataataataataataataataaatgatgaaCTCTTCTCAAATTACTCACAAATAAATGTACTCcatgtgaaatctgggcctgttaacttgaacacaaagctattattctgttatgCATGGCAGGTTCTAGTTGTATTCAAACGTTACTGCAAGGCAAGTTAATTTTTAGCACCGTTCATCATGCACTAGACAAatccaaagtgctttacagaggCAAAGAAATAAGAAACATCAAAGACTAAATATCAACATATAGCTATACATAAAGGAAAGACTCAAATGAAAGAGTAAATGGCCAAATGCATAGATTATCAAGGTCAAATTACAATTAGATAGTGATTAAAAGCAACTTTCTGCTTAAATGAGAAATGACTTGATGGTTTTCCAACTTTCTTGTCTTCCAGTGAAGTCCATGCTGCGGAGTCTGTTGCCTACCTCAACAGAGCTCTTTTTAAGTTGCAGGATATTTGGGAAGAAATTGGAATTTCAGAGGATCAACGCCTCCAGAGGACTAATGTAGTTCACGAGCACATCAAAGTAAGACCACCCCAGTAGGCGTAACAGTCGCTGGCTGACTAACTGACTCTGTGGTATGTCTGCAGGATTTGCTGGGCAGGATGATAGTCGAGGAAGAGGAGCTGAAAAAGCGAGTATTGAAAAACATTGAATCCTGCCGCAAAGAAATTAGTCAACTGTGCAGTGAACTTCAGATGCCCCCCCTTGAGGTAAATTTCCGGAACTGTGTACTTGCTGCTTGAAAGCGATTACTTCTGCTAAtgttctgtatgtgtgtgcgaaGGAGGAGGATGGCTGCACCATGCTGCAGATGGAGAAGAACAGCCGCACTCGTTTGGAGCTCATGAAGGAGCACAAGAGGCAGAGAATGGAGGATCTCAAAAGTCTCGTTGTCAAAGACCGCGAGCTGTGTGACATCATGTGCACCACCCCTTTTAGCATCAACCAAGAGACAACTCCGTCCCTGAAACAACTAGAGGACTACCGTGCCTACATGGATGAGCTCACAAAGGAAAAGGTGTCACTAATTtcccccttttatttatttatttttatttgtttgttttaaatcaggtCCTTTTTTTCAGGAGCACCGTCACGAAGAATTTGTGAGCATAATGCAGGAGATCAACACATGCATGGATGATCTGGAGCGCCAGGCCGAGACCAGTTTTGAAAAGGACGTGATGTGTGAGGATGAGGAGGCCTTCTGTCTCTCTACTGACAACATCAACGCACTGAAACAACTCCTCAGCCAGGTGACCAAGCCATTTTTGATTTGACCTCTAACGCCCCGTCATGCCTGACATCATAACACTGGTGACTGTGACCCGTACCAGTTGCGAAAGCGCAAGGCGGAGAATGAGGAGCTCTGCGCAGTACTCCGCACTAAGCTCCAGGAACTGTGGGACAGGCTGAAGATTCCCTTGGAGGAGAGGGAAGACTTTTCCGAGCACATGCTCAAGTCCAAAAGGAGGAACATTGAGGCAGTAAGAAATGTTAATGAccgtttaaaataaataagtcacACGGTGCAgcggtgttgtttttttgttttttttttttaaattaacgcTTGTATTCATTGGTTCCAGCTCCAGGCTGAGGTCCAGCGTTTTGAACTGCTGAAACTCCACAGCATGAAAAGTGTGATCGAGGCCATCAGAGCTGAGATTTCTCTTTACTGGGAAACGTGCTTCTACAGCCAAGAACAGCGCGAGGCTTTTCTTCATTATCACGATGGTGACAAGATTTTGCTCGAGTGACACAGTCTTTCCTGCGCtgaattgtacagtatatacgctgactggccacaacattaggtacaccagcataATTTCATGTCAAGTGGATCACGAGTATTCTTTCAAAATCATTAGGCTTAACTGAGCCACTTGAGTCATTCCTGCTGGAGTGAGACAGGCTTTGGAGCCATCTTGGggagtttcaaaaagagaccaaaaacagaaaattacattttgaaattaaataattgatttattgcaaataacGTAGGTTAGATAACCAAAAATGACAAGTAGTGAACCGGCAATGAAACGCTGTACAACAATCATAGTACTGAAGCATCATGACTCTGAGCGGTATTAATTAAAAAGTTTGATTAATATTGTAGTTGTGTTGTACTGCCTCATTCATAAGGAGCTGTTTCTAATCGTTTGCCCCTGTCATGAATCTACTGTAAATATGGAAACCAAAGTATTACAAAAACCTCCCAGTATAATACAGTGCAgttcaaactacaaccacaataataaccGTATTGGGAAATGGCATTGCCGATCAAAAGTGAGATCAATTATCAGTGTGTTTCTTTAATGCAGATGACTTTACTGAGGAGCTGCTCAAACTGCACGAGGATGAAGTCAAAACTCTGAAGAGCTACTTTGAGGGCCATAAAGAGCTGTTTGAAGGTGTCGCAAAATGGCAAGAGAATTGGGCTGTTTATTTGGAACTCGATGTGAGTACGTCACATAGTTACTGTAAACTTCTTTTGGGTGGTATTTGTGTTTTACGTGATGTCATTTCTCATCTCAGAGGAAAGCCAATGACACCTCGAGGTTTAACAACAGAGGTGGAAACCTGCTGAAGGAGGAGAAGCAGCGAAGTGACCTTCAGAAAAGTTTGCCCAAGGTACTGCGCAAagatggcaaaagtactcacactttgTACCGAAGCAGAAGAACAGATACTTGGGTAGGAGTAGGCTGCTGAGTCACCtcctgtaaatgtaaaaaaaaaaaaaaaaagtgtggactggagtacaaaagttaaaaaaaaaaaaaaggatttttaaTGCCAATTACATATATCCATTgaccattttgataacttggcggggggggggggattctcaATTACTtggcgatttatttatttatttcccctaTTCGCGGCAGTCACTATAGAAgagatatttttcaaatgtaaggaCTGGGGACTAAATGTATGAAGTTGTCCgaaaaataattactcaagtacagatacccaAAGCATCTACTACAGTACAGTAACAATTtatttgtacttcgttacttgCCACCGCTGGTCCGGTGTATGTCGTTCAGTATCAGATTATTTGAACCTTTCTGTTTCATGTGCTGTAACTGTCTTGTGATCAATATGTGTTTTGTATGAAGAAGatggcaagtttttttttttttttttttgtccccccccccccgccccaaaaaaaaacagctcgaGAAGGCTCTGAAGGCCAAAATAGATTCGTGGGAGCAAGAGCAAGGCAAAGAGTTTTTTGTCAATGGACAGAAGTTTCTGGATTATGTGCAGCAGCAGTGGGAGCAGCACCACATCgagaaggagaaagagaaaATGGAGAGGGTGTGTGAAAGATTCaatcaaacattttgtaaaaacataattggtcattgatgttttgttGTTCGAATTAGCAACTGAAGAGGAGCAAACAGACTCAGGAGGACATGTTGTACGGAACTGCAGTGAGGACACCATCCAAAAGGCGAATCGCCGGAACCCTCACACCAAGCAAACAAAGAAAGGTCACTTGCTTGAAATATGTCGTGGATCATGATTCTGGAAGATTTGGAGTAAGATTTGTACTGTTCTCATGTTTTCTGCAGATGGGAATGTCAACCATGTCCACGCCTAATAGCTTCCTCAGTTCAGGCTTCGGGGGAACCATGGGCCAGTCTTCAATCCAAAAGCCTCCTCTATCTGCCAGTAAGGTATGGTGACGGATCCATCGTGGTTTGCCTTGATGGGACATAGGTTCTGTAATAAGTGAACATTTTCCGCACGAGTCATTGAAATCTAACTTGTAGGGTCTCGGCCTACGAACCGCTGGGCATGCAAAGACTCCCCGTGCACTTGACCGGAACAAGGAAAACCTCGACGTCCTTAACAGAAACACTCCATGTGGCGCACTCAGGTCTCAGGATACTCAAGATTGCACCATCACCTTTAACTGTATTGCGAGCTCCTATTCGGAATTTTCGGTAAATGCAGTTTTAACAATCACCGAAGCACATTATTTTTACTTATCACAAACACAGAGTTATATGGTGGCAATGCTGTGACCTGACTGTAAATGGAAAAGATagaattgaacttaaaagttctGCTGAATTTTCAACGTGACATTGAACTAGCAAACTGGTTAATTTTCAGTGAGTGCTTTTATACCTCATCCTTCAAGTTCTGACACCTAAAAAGATGtgcattaaatacagtatataactgcTTACATTGTactaaaaaaaacctcaatttcCACCAAATTATTCTGAATGggatgtcatgttgtaatgcaAACGAACGATTGATGTGTTAAGCCATTCTCTCTACAGCTCACTGAATGAACTTTCTTCTTTCACAGAGGGACCTGTCGAAGGCTTCTCAATCGAATGTGAATTCTAGACTGCTCAACTCCACTGTCAGTCAACAGTGACCAAAGGCTTCGAGCTCTGCTGTTTGTGTGGCAAGAGGGAAGCTTTTCTAATGTAAACCTTtgccaaaaaatgtaaatagtttACAAATGtgtgaacattttgatgatccCTTTTTACTCAGGCTTATTTTATTGTCACTACTGTGGTGGTCTTCCCTGTATTTTTGTGGAAAGTAAATGTTTGTGCATATGTTGACCTTTTACTTGcctttttttcaatattattcATGAAATCTTTGCTATATCTATCACTTCACATTTTTAGTGCTTtagcaacaatttttttttttttctcccagctGGAATTACAGCGACTTTTAGCCTTCAGAAACGTAATAAACGTTCGAACAAAActttcctgtctttttttttttcccaaatgtttttattttattttttaaaatatataaatagcaTAAAAGGTTACAGACCTGGTTATCTCGAGATGGAATATTCTTTTCtttggggtgtcaaactcatttgtcaTATGCAATCTAAGTATAAATCGTCTCATATTAGAAATACACACCAAATTGAcaattagttttgaaatcaaaagtcatAAAAAACGTTGGCTGTAGTTTGTTCAACTGTTACATTTTGTTAACTAAAAAAAGTGCAATTGAAACATTTGATTAAACATGACAATTTGCAGTTTTGGTAGAGACTTTGTAAGAGACAAAGTAGACATGAATTGCTTCAGTAGACCACACCTGGACCTTGAGtctgacacctgtgctctaccTATTCTGTTTAGTTCATGCGGGTCATTAGTTCTTCAAGAGCCCTTTCACGATGATTTTCATGAACAAGCAGCACTTCTTTGATTGCACTTTGCTGGAAGCCCATCTCGTTGAACTGAGTCAGGAGGCGCAGAAACTCTGCAGCCTGAAATCAGAGTTGCAACTTTAAAATGCTGTCCCTGTTTATTCTAGTTTTTCTGATTCTGTGCCCTAAAAGGAGATAAACAAGAGGGAGGCACCTTgctctcacagttctgaaacaTCTCCAAGGCCTCCTCTACTTGAGCTTCATCGTAGCCCAACTCGCACAGAT contains these protein-coding regions:
- the LOC133402402 gene encoding protein regulator of cytokinesis 1-like isoform X2; protein product: MRVSEVHAAESVAYLNRALFKLQDIWEEIGISEDQRLQRTNVVHEHIKDLLGRMIVEEEELKKRVLKNIESCRKEISQLCSELQMPPLEEEDGCTMLQMEKNSRTRLELMKEHKRQRMEDLKSLVVKDRELCDIMCTTPFSINQETTPSLKQLEDYRAYMDELTKEKEHRHEEFVSIMQEINTCMDDLERQAETSFEKDVMCEDEEAFCLSTDNINALKQLLSQLRKRKAENEELCAVLRTKLQELWDRLKIPLEEREDFSEHMLKSKRRNIEALQAEVQRFELLKLHSMKSVIEAIRAEISLYWETCFYSQEQREAFLHYHDDDFTEELLKLHEDEVKTLKSYFEGHKELFEGVAKWQENWAVYLELDRKANDTSRFNNRGGNLLKEEKQRSDLQKSLPKLEKALKAKIDSWEQEQGKEFFVNGQKFLDYVQQQWEQHHIEKEKEKMERQLKRSKQTQEDMLYGTAVRTPSKRRIAGTLTPSKQRKMGMSTMSTPNSFLSSGFGGTMGQSSIQKPPLSASKGLGLRTAGHAKTPRALDRNKENLDVLNRNTPCGALRGTCRRLLNRM
- the LOC133402402 gene encoding protein regulator of cytokinesis 1-like isoform X1, translating into MRVSEVHAAESVAYLNRALFKLQDIWEEIGISEDQRLQRTNVVHEHIKDLLGRMIVEEEELKKRVLKNIESCRKEISQLCSELQMPPLEEEDGCTMLQMEKNSRTRLELMKEHKRQRMEDLKSLVVKDRELCDIMCTTPFSINQETTPSLKQLEDYRAYMDELTKEKEHRHEEFVSIMQEINTCMDDLERQAETSFEKDVMCEDEEAFCLSTDNINALKQLLSQLRKRKAENEELCAVLRTKLQELWDRLKIPLEEREDFSEHMLKSKRRNIEALQAEVQRFELLKLHSMKSVIEAIRAEISLYWETCFYSQEQREAFLHYHDDDFTEELLKLHEDEVKTLKSYFEGHKELFEGVAKWQENWAVYLELDRKANDTSRFNNRGGNLLKEEKQRSDLQKSLPKLEKALKAKIDSWEQEQGKEFFVNGQKFLDYVQQQWEQHHIEKEKEKMERQLKRSKQTQEDMLYGTAVRTPSKRRIAGTLTPSKQRKMGMSTMSTPNSFLSSGFGGTMGQSSIQKPPLSASKGLGLRTAGHAKTPRALDRNKENLDVLNRNTPCGALRSQDTQDCTITFNCIASSYSEFSRDLSKASQSNVNSRLLNSTVSQQ
- the LOC133402402 gene encoding protein regulator of cytokinesis 1-like isoform X3 translates to MRVSEVHAAESVAYLNRALFKLQDIWEEIGISEDQRLQRTNVVHEHIKDLLGRMIVEEEELKKRVLKNIESCRKEISQLCSELQMPPLEEEDGCTMLQMEKNSRTRLELMKEHKRQRMEDLKSLVVKDRELCDIMCTTPFSINQETTPSLKQLEDYRAYMDELTKEKEHRHEEFVSIMQEINTCMDDLERQAETSFEKDVMCEDEEAFCLSTDNINALKQLLSQLRKRKAENEELCAVLRTKLQELWDRLKIPLEEREDFSEHMLKSKRRNIEALQAEVQRFELLKLHSMKSVIEAIRAEISLYWETCFYSQEQREAFLHYHDDDFTEELLKLHEDEVKTLKSYFEGHKELFEGVAKWQENWAVYLELDRKANDTSRFNNRGGNLLKEEKQRSDLQKSLPKQLKRSKQTQEDMLYGTAVRTPSKRRIAGTLTPSKQRKMGMSTMSTPNSFLSSGFGGTMGQSSIQKPPLSASKGLGLRTAGHAKTPRALDRNKENLDVLNRNTPCGALRSQDTQDCTITFNCIASSYSEFSRDLSKASQSNVNSRLLNSTVSQQ